The Sphingobacteriaceae bacterium genome has a window encoding:
- a CDS encoding uroporphyrinogen-III synthase: MEQEEPLSEPLSLAGRRVLITRARHQAGEMAAMVRDYGGTALCLPLTALGPPADPAPLDRALAGLDQVHWLVFTSPNAVDFTLSRLKDLKGAQAAEALSRCSLAAVGPGTAAALARWGPQARLMPTKFRWQELAQELLAQSRPGDHFLLPRSDRAVPQLPAVLQAAGRRVTEVEAYRTHLLYDQQEPLAQLLTEGDLDAVTLTSPSAVTVFAPVWQQLEERGSLQKKPLLAYIGPNTADAGRARGLPVDLVPRHALASELVAALARVLGPAP; the protein is encoded by the coding sequence TTGGAACAAGAGGAACCCCTGTCCGAGCCCCTTTCCCTGGCGGGCCGGCGGGTGCTCATCACCCGCGCCCGGCACCAGGCGGGGGAAATGGCCGCCATGGTCCGCGACTACGGGGGCACGGCCCTATGCCTTCCCCTGACCGCCCTGGGCCCCCCGGCGGACCCGGCTCCCTTGGACCGGGCCCTGGCCGGCCTGGACCAGGTCCACTGGCTGGTGTTCACCAGCCCCAATGCCGTTGACTTCACCTTGTCCCGCTTGAAAGACCTTAAGGGCGCCCAGGCCGCCGAAGCCTTGAGCCGCTGCTCCCTGGCCGCCGTAGGCCCCGGCACCGCAGCGGCCCTGGCCCGGTGGGGCCCCCAGGCCCGGCTCATGCCCACCAAATTCCGGTGGCAGGAACTGGCCCAGGAACTGTTGGCCCAATCCCGGCCCGGCGACCATTTTCTCCTGCCCCGCAGCGACCGGGCGGTGCCCCAACTGCCCGCCGTCCTCCAGGCCGCCGGCCGCCGGGTCACGGAAGTAGAAGCCTACCGTACCCATCTCCTGTACGACCAGCAGGAGCCCCTGGCCCAACTTCTTACGGAAGGCGACCTGGACGCCGTCACCTTGACCAGCCCTTCGGCGGTCACGGTGTTTGCGCCCGTCTGGCAGCAGCTTGAGGAAAGAGGGAGCCTGCAAAAGAAGCCTCTTCTGGCCTACATCGGGCCCAACACCGCCGACGCCGGCCGGGCCCGGGGCCTGCCGGTGGACTTGGTTCCCCGCCACGCCCTGGCGTCAGAACTGGTGGCGGCCCTGGCCCGGGTTCTGGGTCCCGCCCCTTAG
- the meaB gene encoding methylmalonyl Co-A mutase-associated GTPase MeaB, protein MKGSGTQDLIQGLLAGNRRALARAITLIENRDPAARDILRHIYPLAADPAIIGVTGAPGVGKSTLVAALTRAYRARGRRVGVLAVDPSSPFTGGALLGDRVRLMTAERDDDVYFRSVATRGRVGGLSRATASVLQVMAAASFDPILLETVGAGQSEVEVMGLAETVLVVLAPGLGDEIQAFKAGILEIGDIFVVNKADREGADRTVTELKAMLALGPGHPGEDDGHWRPPVIKTVARDGEGIEELIEAIVEHRRFVRASGRTAARRRRLAEQQLWESAAERLVADLQQAAQARSLWSEAVAAIAEGRRDPDSVVEDLLAAVDGRKEASEPQEKGGVGA, encoded by the coding sequence ATGAAGGGCAGCGGCACCCAGGACTTGATCCAAGGGCTACTGGCCGGCAACCGCCGGGCCCTGGCCCGGGCCATCACCCTCATCGAAAACCGGGACCCGGCGGCCCGGGACATACTGCGCCACATCTACCCCCTGGCGGCGGACCCGGCCATCATCGGCGTCACCGGCGCACCGGGGGTGGGCAAGAGCACCTTGGTGGCCGCCTTGACCCGGGCCTACCGGGCCCGGGGGCGCCGGGTGGGCGTCCTGGCGGTGGATCCCAGCAGCCCCTTCACCGGCGGCGCATTGCTGGGCGACCGGGTGCGGCTCATGACCGCCGAGCGGGACGATGATGTGTATTTCCGCAGCGTGGCCACCCGGGGACGGGTGGGCGGCCTTTCCCGGGCCACCGCCTCGGTGCTCCAAGTTATGGCAGCGGCTTCCTTTGACCCCATCTTGTTGGAGACCGTCGGGGCCGGGCAGTCTGAAGTTGAAGTGATGGGCCTGGCCGAGACGGTGCTGGTGGTCCTGGCGCCGGGCCTGGGTGATGAAATCCAGGCCTTCAAGGCCGGCATCCTGGAAATCGGTGATATTTTCGTCGTCAACAAGGCCGACCGGGAAGGGGCCGACCGGACGGTGACGGAGTTGAAGGCCATGCTGGCCCTGGGCCCCGGCCATCCCGGGGAGGACGACGGCCATTGGCGGCCGCCGGTCATCAAGACCGTGGCCCGGGACGGGGAAGGCATCGAGGAACTTATAGAAGCCATCGTCGAGCACCGCCGGTTCGTCCGGGCCAGCGGCCGCACCGCCGCTCGCCGACGGCGCTTGGCGGAGCAGCAGTTGTGGGAGAGCGCCGCCGAGCGCCTGGTGGCCGACCTGCAGCAGGCCGCCCAGGCCCGCAGCCTATGGTCGGAGGCGGTGGCGGCCATCGCCGAGGGCCGGCGGGATCCCGACAGCGTGGTGGAAGACTTGCTGGCGGCCGTCGACGGCCGGAAAGAGGCCTCAGAGCCCCAGGAGAAAGGAGGGGTCGGTGCATGA
- the sfsA gene encoding DNA/RNA nuclease SfsA has product MAETFARGACGVEWPQPLAGGRFVRRPNRFAVEIETEAGEALTLHLPNSGRMTELLVPGAPVLYHPSRREGRRTAGDLLLIRHEGRWVSVDARMPNHLFRACFQGGALLGFEEYTELQAEVALAGSRIDFLLTGPGRRCWVETKSCNLVEEGTALFPDAPTLRGTRHLLELQQAVAAGDRGAVIFFIQRDDARRFSPHRQADPDFADALAAAAAAGVAVSAFRCRVDPQAIQVLDRVPVELA; this is encoded by the coding sequence GTGGCCGAAACCTTTGCCCGGGGCGCCTGCGGGGTGGAGTGGCCCCAGCCCCTGGCCGGGGGCCGCTTTGTCCGGCGGCCCAACCGCTTCGCCGTGGAGATCGAGACGGAGGCGGGGGAAGCCTTGACCCTCCACCTGCCCAACTCCGGCCGCATGACGGAACTGCTGGTGCCGGGGGCGCCGGTGCTGTACCATCCCAGTCGCCGGGAGGGCCGCCGCACCGCCGGCGACCTGCTGCTCATCCGTCACGAAGGCCGCTGGGTCTCGGTGGACGCCAGGATGCCCAACCATTTGTTCCGCGCCTGCTTCCAGGGGGGCGCCCTGCTCGGATTCGAGGAATATACGGAACTCCAGGCGGAGGTGGCCCTGGCGGGCAGCCGCATCGATTTCCTGCTCACGGGTCCGGGCCGGCGCTGTTGGGTGGAAACAAAGTCTTGTAATCTGGTGGAGGAGGGGACGGCGCTTTTTCCCGATGCGCCCACCCTCAGGGGCACCCGTCATTTGCTGGAACTGCAGCAGGCCGTGGCGGCCGGCGACCGGGGCGCCGTCATCTTTTTCATCCAGAGGGACGACGCCCGCCGTTTCAGCCCTCACCGGCAGGCGGACCCGGACTTCGCCGACGCCCTGGCCGCAGCGGCGGCCGCGGGGGTGGCGGTATCAGCCTTCCGGTGCCGGGTGGATCCCCAAGCCATTCAAGTTTTGGATCGAGTACCGGTGGAACTGGCCTGA
- the hemB gene encoding porphobilinogen synthase, giving the protein MGFPVTRLRRLRRSESMRSLVRETELRPSDLIYPVFVVAGSGVREPIHAMPGQHRRSVDLLVQELAPLVDKGLRAVMLFGVVDAKDERGSSATDPEGPVAQACAALGREFPDLVIMTDVCLCGYTSHGHCGIVTDGVIDNDETLEILADMAVTHARAGAHVVAPSDMMDGRVGAIRAALDQAGFTQTAIMAYSAKYASAYYGPFREAAGSAPAFGDRRTYQMDPANRREAIREAALDVEEGADIVMVKPALAYLDVVAAVKEQGTAPVAAYNVSGEYAMIKAAAAQGWIDERAVVLETLTGMKRAGADLILTYHAPDLLDWLT; this is encoded by the coding sequence ATGGGTTTTCCCGTAACGCGGTTGCGGCGCCTGCGCCGGTCGGAGTCCATGCGCAGCCTGGTGCGGGAGACGGAGCTGCGACCCAGCGACCTGATTTATCCTGTGTTTGTCGTGGCGGGCAGCGGCGTGCGCGAGCCCATCCACGCCATGCCCGGCCAGCACCGCCGGTCGGTGGACCTCTTGGTCCAGGAACTGGCGCCCCTGGTGGACAAGGGGCTGCGGGCCGTCATGCTCTTCGGCGTGGTGGATGCCAAGGACGAGCGGGGCAGCAGCGCCACCGACCCCGAGGGGCCGGTGGCCCAGGCCTGCGCCGCCCTGGGCCGGGAATTCCCCGACCTGGTGATCATGACCGATGTCTGCCTGTGCGGCTACACCAGCCACGGTCACTGCGGCATCGTGACGGACGGGGTCATCGACAACGATGAGACTTTGGAAATTCTCGCCGACATGGCGGTAACCCATGCCCGGGCCGGGGCCCACGTGGTGGCCCCTTCGGACATGATGGACGGCCGGGTGGGGGCCATCCGGGCCGCCCTGGACCAGGCCGGCTTCACCCAGACGGCCATCATGGCCTACAGTGCCAAGTACGCCTCGGCTTACTACGGGCCTTTCCGGGAAGCCGCCGGATCGGCGCCGGCCTTCGGCGACCGCCGCACCTACCAGATGGACCCGGCCAACCGGCGGGAGGCCATCCGGGAAGCCGCCTTGGATGTAGAGGAAGGGGCCGACATCGTAATGGTCAAGCCGGCCCTGGCCTACTTGGATGTGGTGGCCGCCGTCAAGGAGCAGGGCACGGCGCCCGTGGCGGCCTACAACGTGAGCGGCGAGTACGCCATGATCAAAGCCGCCGCCGCCCAGGGCTGGATCGACGAGCGGGCCGTGGTGCTGGAAACCTTGACGGGCATGAAGCGGGCCGGGGCGGATTTGATCCTCACCTATCACGCCCCCGACCTTCTGGATTGGTTGACATGA
- a CDS encoding helix-turn-helix transcriptional regulator: MSRHHSTLTIGLNVRAARKAKGMSLTELARRANVSKAYLSQMENYPEKQPSAEIVYRLARALDVHVTQLMGVDNGPHEPARQEAAATVEAPSLKPLPDALRIFWRENPQVPAEDIAALAGLSIQGWDPATPTDYWLIYTAIRAAAAPYREQGRLPSTHLERRL, encoded by the coding sequence GTGTCCCGCCACCACTCCACCTTGACCATCGGCCTGAACGTGCGGGCCGCCCGGAAAGCCAAAGGGATGAGCCTGACGGAACTGGCCCGCCGCGCCAACGTTTCCAAGGCCTATTTGTCCCAGATGGAAAACTACCCGGAGAAGCAGCCGTCGGCGGAGATCGTGTACCGGCTGGCCCGGGCCTTGGATGTGCATGTCACCCAGTTGATGGGTGTGGACAACGGGCCCCATGAGCCGGCCCGGCAGGAGGCGGCCGCCACCGTCGAAGCGCCATCCCTGAAGCCCCTGCCCGATGCCTTGCGCATCTTCTGGCGGGAAAACCCCCAGGTGCCGGCGGAGGACATCGCGGCCCTGGCCGGGCTGTCCATTCAAGGATGGGATCCCGCCACACCCACCGACTACTGGCTCATCTACACCGCCATCCGGGCGGCGGCGGCTCCTTACCGGGAACAGGGCCGGTTACCGAGCACACACCTTGAAAGGCGCCTATAA
- a CDS encoding pitrilysin family protein has protein sequence MIQTHELANGLQIVTRESRRVPVVAIFMWYRVGSRNEVPGSTGISHWVEHMQFNGTPRYPKGRLDQLVTSKGGQWNGFTWLDFTAYFEVMPKEHLDLMLDMEADRMTNSLFDPEQVEKERTVIISERQGSENYPGFWLQEAVQSTAYHVHPYRQSVIGTMGDLRSITRDELYQHYRRYYVPNNAILVAVGDFDTEHLLSRVEHFFGNIPRGPEPPEVRPVEPKQHGERRVTVRRPGPAPYMQVVYHIPAADHPDLVPLLVADGILSGGKAVNGHGGGTARTSRLYRRLVDTGLATRAGTYLMRTRDPGLFGLHVSLQPGADVDEVEKAAFEEIDKLGREEPEAEELERAVKQLRAQWLYSMEGVVGQAMLLGRLAIINQLDDFATLPDRIAAVPAAEVSRVVREYLHADNRTVGWFLPTGANGLEVGSVESARAG, from the coding sequence ATGATCCAAACCCACGAGCTGGCCAACGGCCTGCAGATCGTGACCCGGGAATCCCGGCGGGTGCCCGTGGTGGCCATTTTCATGTGGTACCGGGTGGGGTCCCGCAACGAGGTGCCGGGCAGTACGGGCATTTCCCACTGGGTGGAGCATATGCAGTTCAACGGCACGCCCCGCTATCCCAAGGGCCGGCTGGATCAACTGGTAACCAGCAAGGGTGGCCAGTGGAACGGCTTCACCTGGCTGGACTTCACCGCCTATTTCGAAGTGATGCCCAAAGAGCACCTGGACTTGATGCTGGACATGGAAGCCGACCGCATGACCAATTCCTTGTTCGACCCTGAGCAGGTGGAGAAGGAGCGCACCGTCATCATCAGCGAGCGCCAGGGCTCGGAAAACTACCCGGGGTTCTGGCTGCAGGAGGCGGTCCAGTCCACCGCCTACCATGTGCACCCCTACCGCCAGAGCGTCATCGGCACCATGGGCGACCTGCGGTCCATCACCCGGGATGAGCTCTACCAGCACTACCGCCGCTACTACGTGCCCAACAACGCCATCCTGGTGGCCGTGGGGGACTTCGACACGGAGCACCTGCTGTCCCGGGTGGAGCATTTCTTCGGGAACATCCCCCGGGGCCCCGAGCCCCCGGAGGTGCGGCCGGTGGAGCCCAAGCAGCATGGGGAGCGGCGGGTGACGGTGCGCCGACCCGGGCCGGCTCCCTATATGCAGGTGGTCTACCACATTCCGGCGGCAGACCATCCCGACCTGGTGCCCCTGCTGGTGGCCGACGGCATCCTGTCGGGGGGCAAGGCCGTCAACGGCCACGGGGGCGGCACCGCCCGCACCTCCCGGCTGTACCGCCGCCTGGTGGACACGGGCCTGGCCACCCGGGCCGGCACCTACCTGATGCGCACCCGGGATCCCGGGCTCTTCGGCCTCCACGTATCCCTCCAGCCGGGGGCCGACGTGGACGAGGTGGAGAAGGCGGCTTTCGAGGAGATCGACAAGCTGGGCCGGGAGGAGCCGGAGGCGGAGGAGCTGGAGCGGGCCGTCAAGCAGCTGCGGGCCCAGTGGCTGTACAGCATGGAGGGCGTGGTGGGCCAGGCCATGCTCCTGGGCCGCCTGGCCATCATCAACCAGCTGGACGACTTCGCTACCTTGCCCGACCGCATTGCCGCCGTGCCCGCCGCCGAGGTGAGCCGGGTCGTCCGGGAATACCTGCATGCCGATAACCGGACGGTGGGCTGGTTCCTGCCCACCGGGGCCAACGGGCTGGAGGTGGGCAGCGTTGAATCTGCCAGGGCCGGATGA
- a CDS encoding pitrilysin family protein — protein MNLPGPDEIFRHPLANGLTILAFRRPDLPFACLSLEVQAGSRLDAPETAGLAALTAAALTRGTRRRKAEELFAETEGLGMDLSSGSGADVASVDMRTLLEDLPRALEIMAEVALEPAFLPEEVEKIQGQTIARLEEAEDDADYVAERELRRQVFPPGHPYRLPTSGYKDTVARLAAGDLAAFHRRHYTPQGAALAVVGDIDVDRLVPAIEAAFGHWQVPEADAPGVAETSPGEAARPQEPIRITLPGKSQSEIAVGGPGPARTDPQYEALSMANLILGRLGLGGRIGANVRERLGLAYSAYSLLVGYEKAGIWMVRAGVGPGAVDQALAAIMAELEAFSRSPVTQQELEDAKGYLLGSLPLRLERAAGMVNLLLAMERYQLGFDYLQRYPDLIRGLTAEDLLAVVQKHIRPDKSVTVVAGPDATEGADAGATVGAPAGTPAGTAG, from the coding sequence TTGAATCTGCCAGGGCCGGATGAAATCTTTAGACACCCCTTGGCCAACGGCCTGACCATCCTGGCCTTCCGGCGGCCGGACCTGCCCTTTGCCTGCCTGTCCCTGGAAGTGCAGGCGGGCAGCCGGTTGGACGCGCCGGAGACGGCGGGCCTGGCCGCCTTGACGGCCGCCGCCTTGACCCGGGGCACCCGGCGGCGCAAGGCAGAGGAGCTGTTCGCCGAGACCGAGGGCCTGGGCATGGACTTGTCCTCGGGCTCCGGCGCCGATGTGGCATCGGTGGACATGCGCACGCTGCTGGAGGACCTGCCCCGGGCCTTGGAAATCATGGCCGAGGTGGCCCTGGAGCCCGCCTTCCTTCCCGAAGAAGTGGAGAAAATCCAGGGGCAGACCATAGCCCGGCTGGAAGAGGCCGAGGACGACGCCGACTACGTGGCGGAACGGGAACTGCGGCGCCAGGTCTTCCCGCCCGGCCATCCCTACCGGCTGCCCACTTCGGGCTACAAGGACACGGTGGCCCGGCTGGCTGCCGGTGATCTGGCCGCCTTCCACCGGCGGCACTACACGCCCCAAGGCGCCGCCCTGGCGGTGGTGGGCGACATCGATGTGGACCGGCTGGTGCCCGCCATCGAAGCCGCCTTCGGCCATTGGCAGGTCCCGGAGGCCGATGCCCCCGGCGTCGCTGAGACCTCGCCGGGAGAGGCTGCCCGGCCCCAGGAGCCCATACGCATCACCTTGCCGGGCAAGAGCCAGAGCGAGATCGCCGTGGGCGGTCCGGGGCCAGCCCGCACCGATCCCCAATACGAAGCTTTGTCCATGGCCAACTTGATTCTGGGCCGGCTGGGCCTGGGCGGCCGAATCGGCGCCAACGTCCGGGAGCGCCTGGGCTTGGCCTACAGCGCCTACAGCCTGCTGGTGGGCTACGAAAAGGCCGGCATCTGGATGGTCCGGGCCGGCGTGGGGCCCGGCGCCGTGGACCAGGCTCTGGCCGCCATCATGGCGGAATTGGAGGCCTTCAGCCGGAGCCCCGTCACCCAGCAGGAGCTGGAGGACGCCAAGGGCTATCTCCTGGGCTCCCTGCCCCTGCGCCTGGAGCGGGCGGCAGGCATGGTGAACCTGCTCCTGGCCATGGAGCGGTATCAACTGGGCTTCGACTACCTGCAGCGGTATCCCGATCTCATCCGGGGCCTGACGGCCGAAGACCTGCTGGCGGTGGTACAGAAGCACATCCGGCCCGACAAGAGCGTCACCGTCGTGGCCGGGCCCGACGCAACCGAGGGAGCGGACGCCGGCGCCACGGTGGGCGCGCCGGCGGGCACTCCGGCGGGCACCGCCGGGTAA